A window of Halostella salina contains these coding sequences:
- the psmA gene encoding archaeal proteasome endopeptidase complex subunit alpha, whose amino-acid sequence MQGQAQQQAYDRGITIFSPDGRLYQVEYAREAVKRGTASIGVRTSDGVVLAVDKRIRSPLLEGTSVEKLHKADDHVGIASAGHVADARQLIDFARRRAQVNQIRYGEPVGVETLTKEVTDHIQQYTQVGGARPFGVALIVGGIDNGEPRLFETDPSGTPYEWKALAVGADRGEIQEYLEDNYDEDADLEGGIKLALEALASVNDGGLSPQGLGLATVDGESESYISLTDDEIEEYLVENDLLADETPEDADTEGESDDADE is encoded by the coding sequence ATGCAGGGACAAGCCCAACAGCAGGCCTACGACCGCGGGATCACGATCTTCTCGCCGGACGGACGCCTCTATCAGGTGGAGTACGCGCGAGAGGCGGTCAAGCGAGGCACGGCGAGCATCGGGGTGCGAACCAGCGACGGCGTGGTGCTGGCGGTGGACAAGCGCATCCGGTCGCCGCTGCTGGAAGGCACGAGCGTCGAGAAACTGCACAAGGCCGACGACCACGTCGGCATCGCGAGCGCGGGCCACGTCGCCGACGCCCGCCAGCTCATCGACTTCGCCCGCCGCCGCGCGCAGGTGAACCAGATCCGCTACGGCGAGCCGGTCGGCGTCGAGACGCTGACCAAGGAGGTCACCGACCACATCCAGCAGTACACCCAGGTCGGCGGCGCGCGCCCGTTCGGCGTCGCGCTGATCGTCGGCGGCATCGACAACGGCGAGCCCCGCCTGTTCGAGACCGACCCGTCGGGGACTCCCTACGAATGGAAGGCGCTGGCCGTCGGCGCGGACCGCGGCGAGATCCAGGAGTACCTGGAGGACAACTACGACGAGGACGCCGACCTCGAGGGCGGGATCAAGCTCGCGCTTGAGGCGCTGGCCTCGGTCAACGACGGCGGGCTCTCCCCGCAGGGACTGGGTCTCGCGACCGTCGACGGCGAGTCCGAGAGCTACATCTCGCTGACCGACGACGAGATCGAGGAGTACCTCGTCGAGAACGACCTGCTGGCCGACGAGACGCCCGAGGACGCCGACACCGAGGGCGAGTCGGACGACGCCGACGAGTAA
- a CDS encoding ribosome assembly factor SBDS produces the protein MISLEDAVTARLESHGARFEVLVDPDAALEIARDEFEGDLEDVIAAEDVFENASRGDRPAESDLEDVFGTTEPLEIIPEVIKRGEIQITAEQRREMQEQKRKQLIQRIARNAVNPQMDDAPHPPDRIESALEEAGFTVDPMEPVESQVDEALDDLRPVIPIRFDEVTVAVNVPADHAGSAQAKIRSYGDLEREEWQPDGSWIGVLTFPAGLQNDFYDTVNEITSGEAETRIVRDEDEISTR, from the coding sequence ATGATTTCGCTGGAGGACGCGGTGACGGCGCGGCTCGAATCCCACGGGGCGCGCTTCGAGGTGCTCGTCGACCCCGACGCAGCCCTGGAGATAGCACGCGACGAGTTCGAGGGCGACCTCGAAGACGTGATCGCGGCCGAGGACGTGTTCGAGAACGCCAGCAGGGGGGACCGCCCGGCCGAGAGCGACCTGGAAGACGTGTTCGGGACGACCGAACCGCTGGAGATCATCCCCGAGGTCATCAAGCGCGGCGAGATCCAGATCACCGCCGAGCAGCGCCGCGAGATGCAGGAACAGAAGCGCAAACAGCTGATCCAGCGCATCGCGCGCAACGCCGTCAACCCACAGATGGACGACGCGCCCCACCCGCCCGACCGCATCGAGAGCGCGCTGGAGGAAGCCGGCTTCACCGTCGACCCGATGGAACCCGTCGAGAGTCAGGTCGACGAGGCGCTGGACGACCTCCGGCCGGTCATCCCGATCCGGTTCGACGAGGTGACCGTCGCCGTGAACGTCCCGGCGGACCACGCCGGCAGCGCGCAGGCGAAGATCCGGTCGTACGGCGACCTCGAACGCGAGGAGTGGCAGCCCGACGGCTCGTGGATCGGCGTGCTGACGTTCCCGGCCGGCCTGCAGAACGATTTCTACGACACCGTCAACGAGATCACGAGCGGCGAAGCCGAGACGCGGATCGTCCGCGACGAGGACGAGATCAGCACCCGCTAA
- a CDS encoding FUN14 domain-containing protein → MVAIDPQQLGLEFGSGAFIGAIIGFAAKKIAKILAIIVGLELALFKFLEAKGILSVDWNRLSAGLLKTGEQVQDPGWIAPILSTMSIGVGFTGGFLVGFKKG, encoded by the coding sequence ATGGTAGCAATCGATCCACAACAACTCGGCCTCGAGTTCGGTAGCGGGGCCTTCATCGGAGCCATCATCGGCTTCGCCGCCAAGAAGATCGCCAAGATACTGGCGATCATCGTCGGGCTCGAACTGGCGCTGTTCAAGTTCCTCGAAGCGAAGGGGATCCTCTCCGTCGACTGGAACCGCCTCTCCGCCGGCCTGCTGAAGACCGGCGAACAGGTGCAGGACCCGGGCTGGATCGCCCCCATCCTCTCTACGATGTCCATCGGCGTCGGCTTCACCGGCGGCTTCCTGGTCGGCTTCAAGAAGGGATAG
- the hflX gene encoding GTPase HflX: protein MKAIIAKRVDSGTADTGEIRDLARAAGYTVAGEVTQTRTEDPALELGEGKVEELAATVHRTDADAVVFDNRLGPYQTFNLGQKLPEGVEVIDRFTLILDIFGQRAQTRKAQLQVELAELRYELPRAEAKASLAKRDERPGFMGLGEYDESREQDIKAQISRIKDELDKIERTEEQRRAQRRESGFDLVALAGYTNAGKSTLMRRLAEDLDVDENEDLHPDLDETAESEDRLFTTLGTTTRRMDMDRRDVLLTDTVGFISDLPHWLVESFKSTLDEVYQADLVLLVVDVSESVEAIREKLVTSHDTLYERNEAPIVTVLNKIDLVDDEELAEKREALSALAPNPIAVSGKEGIDVDRLRDRIDRELPDWERETLVMPMTDDTMSVVSWLHDHARVDDVTYGDGDVVVEFEARPTVVEQSRAKASDLSVPESA, encoded by the coding sequence ATGAAGGCCATCATCGCAAAACGCGTCGACTCCGGGACGGCCGACACCGGGGAGATCCGCGACCTGGCTCGCGCCGCCGGCTACACGGTCGCCGGCGAGGTGACCCAGACCCGGACGGAGGACCCGGCGCTCGAATTGGGTGAGGGGAAAGTCGAGGAGCTGGCGGCGACGGTCCATCGGACCGACGCCGACGCGGTCGTCTTCGACAACCGCCTCGGGCCGTACCAGACGTTCAACCTGGGTCAGAAGCTCCCGGAAGGCGTCGAGGTTATCGACCGGTTCACGCTCATTCTCGACATCTTCGGGCAGCGCGCACAGACCCGGAAGGCGCAGCTACAGGTCGAACTCGCGGAGCTGCGCTACGAACTGCCCCGCGCCGAGGCGAAGGCGAGCCTCGCCAAGCGCGACGAGCGCCCCGGGTTCATGGGGCTCGGCGAGTACGACGAGAGCCGCGAACAGGACATCAAGGCACAGATCAGCCGGATCAAGGACGAACTCGACAAGATCGAGCGGACCGAGGAGCAGCGCCGCGCCCAGCGCCGCGAGTCCGGCTTCGACCTCGTCGCGCTCGCTGGCTACACCAACGCCGGCAAGTCGACGCTGATGCGCCGCCTCGCCGAGGACCTGGACGTCGACGAGAACGAGGACCTCCACCCGGATCTGGACGAGACCGCCGAGTCCGAGGACCGCCTGTTCACCACGCTTGGCACCACCACGCGCCGGATGGACATGGACCGCCGCGACGTGTTGCTCACCGACACCGTCGGGTTCATCAGCGACCTGCCCCACTGGCTCGTCGAGTCGTTCAAGTCGACGCTGGACGAGGTGTATCAGGCCGACCTCGTCCTGCTCGTCGTCGACGTGAGCGAGTCCGTGGAGGCGATCCGCGAGAAGCTCGTCACCTCCCACGACACGCTGTACGAGCGCAACGAAGCGCCCATCGTCACGGTCCTGAACAAGATCGACCTCGTGGACGACGAGGAACTCGCCGAGAAGCGCGAGGCACTGTCCGCGCTCGCGCCGAACCCCATCGCGGTCAGCGGGAAGGAGGGGATCGACGTGGACCGCCTCCGGGACCGCATCGACCGGGAACTGCCCGACTGGGAGCGCGAGACGCTCGTGATGCCGATGACCGACGACACGATGAGCGTCGTCTCCTGGCTCCACGACCACGCCCGCGTCGACGACGTGACGTACGGCGACGGCGACGTGGTCGTCGAGTTCGAGGCCCGGCCGACCGTCGTCGAACAGTCTCGCGCGAAGGCGTCCGACCTGTCGGTCCCCGAGTCCGCCTAA
- a CDS encoding acyl-CoA thioesterase yields MPNLMDTYIENRSRVQPNHANNLGTVHGGNVMKWMDEVGAMSAIRFAGQSCVTASIDHMDFQRPVPTGDTVVVEAYVYGAGKTSVRTRIRAFREKPETGEREQTTESRFVFVAVDEDGSPSPVPDLSVDSGRGEELLAAAEEMEQTEMD; encoded by the coding sequence ATGCCGAACCTGATGGACACCTACATCGAGAACCGGAGCCGCGTGCAGCCGAACCACGCCAACAATCTCGGAACGGTCCACGGGGGGAACGTGATGAAGTGGATGGACGAGGTCGGCGCGATGTCGGCGATCCGATTCGCCGGCCAGTCCTGCGTGACGGCCAGCATCGACCATATGGATTTCCAGCGCCCGGTCCCGACGGGGGACACCGTCGTCGTCGAGGCGTACGTCTACGGTGCGGGGAAGACGAGCGTCAGGACACGGATCCGGGCGTTCCGCGAGAAGCCAGAGACCGGCGAGCGCGAGCAGACGACCGAGTCGCGGTTCGTCTTCGTCGCGGTCGACGAGGACGGGTCGCCGTCGCCGGTGCCCGACCTGTCGGTCGACTCGGGACGCGGCGAGGAGCTACTGGCGGCGGCCGAGGAGATGGAGCAGACGGAGATGGATTAG
- a CDS encoding NAD(P)H-dependent flavin oxidoreductase, giving the protein MDTPFTDLVGVDHPLVQAPIGSATCPELAAAVSNAGGLGHLAVTWRGVDETKHAIDRTRELTDRPFAVNLVLDEATTRHPTEDHLAACLDAGAEVVSLSFGNAAPYVDQVHQAGGVVFQTVGSAAEAREAAAAGVDAVVAQGWEAGGHVQSDVATMPLVPRVADAVEVPVVAAGGIADGRGVAAALALGADAAWLGTRFVATEEANVHRAYRERVAAADETDTVHTELFDKGWPGTPHRVVENDTVEGWTDAGEPEPGDRPGEDEVVATTGDGESIERYDEALATPDVAGDIDAMALFAGQSAGLTGAVSPAATVVADLVDETEAAIDRVSGRRS; this is encoded by the coding sequence ATGGACACGCCGTTTACCGATCTGGTCGGTGTCGACCACCCCCTCGTGCAGGCACCGATCGGGAGCGCGACGTGCCCGGAACTGGCCGCCGCAGTGTCGAACGCCGGCGGACTCGGCCACCTCGCGGTCACGTGGCGAGGGGTCGACGAGACGAAGCACGCGATCGATCGCACCCGTGAACTGACTGACCGCCCGTTCGCGGTCAATCTCGTGCTGGACGAGGCGACGACCCGGCATCCGACGGAGGACCACCTCGCCGCCTGTCTGGACGCGGGGGCGGAAGTCGTCTCCCTGTCGTTCGGTAACGCCGCGCCGTACGTCGACCAGGTGCACCAGGCCGGCGGCGTCGTGTTCCAGACCGTCGGAAGCGCCGCCGAGGCGCGGGAGGCGGCGGCCGCCGGCGTCGACGCCGTCGTCGCACAGGGCTGGGAGGCCGGCGGCCACGTCCAGAGCGACGTAGCGACGATGCCGCTCGTTCCGCGGGTCGCCGACGCCGTCGAGGTGCCCGTCGTTGCGGCGGGCGGCATCGCGGACGGGCGAGGGGTGGCCGCGGCGCTCGCGCTCGGTGCCGACGCGGCGTGGCTGGGGACCCGGTTCGTGGCGACCGAGGAGGCGAACGTCCACCGTGCCTACCGGGAACGGGTCGCGGCGGCCGACGAGACGGACACGGTCCACACCGAACTGTTCGACAAGGGGTGGCCGGGGACCCCGCACCGCGTGGTCGAGAACGACACGGTCGAGGGCTGGACCGACGCCGGTGAGCCGGAACCCGGCGACCGACCCGGCGAGGACGAGGTCGTCGCCACGACGGGCGACGGGGAGTCGATCGAGCGGTACGACGAGGCGCTCGCGACGCCGGACGTGGCTGGCGACATCGACGCGATGGCGCTGTTCGCTGGGCAGAGCGCGGGACTGACGGGGGCGGTCTCGCCCGCTGCGACCGTCGTCGCCGACCTCGTCGACGAGACGGAAGCAGCGATAGACCGTGTCTCGGGCCGTCGGTCGTAG
- the moaC gene encoding cyclic pyranopterin monophosphate synthase MoaC, giving the protein MSDDLTHTDDDGDVQMVDVGDKPDTARRAVARGTIRLQPSTVEAVREDGIGKGDVLATARVGAVQAVKHTWETIPMCHQIPITNVDTEFDVGDDRIELTVAVETTGKTGCEMEALEGVTTGLNVVWDMVKAAEKDAEGEYPETGIGDVEVVEKTKRPLE; this is encoded by the coding sequence ATGAGCGACGACCTGACTCACACGGACGACGACGGCGACGTGCAGATGGTCGACGTTGGCGACAAGCCCGACACGGCGCGGCGAGCGGTCGCACGCGGGACTATCCGCCTCCAGCCCTCGACGGTCGAGGCGGTTCGCGAGGACGGGATCGGGAAGGGCGACGTGCTCGCGACGGCCCGCGTCGGCGCGGTCCAGGCCGTCAAGCACACCTGGGAGACGATCCCGATGTGCCACCAGATCCCCATCACGAACGTCGACACCGAGTTCGACGTGGGCGACGACCGGATCGAGCTGACGGTCGCCGTCGAGACGACCGGCAAGACCGGCTGCGAGATGGAGGCGCTGGAGGGAGTGACGACCGGCCTGAACGTCGTCTGGGACATGGTGAAGGCGGCCGAGAAGGACGCCGAAGGGGAGTACCCGGAGACCGGGATCGGCGACGTGGAAGTCGTCGAGAAGACGAAGCGGCCGCTGGAGTAG
- a CDS encoding NAD(P)H-hydrate dehydratase has protein sequence MITSERMAAVDANAAALGVPRKQLMESSGNAVAREVREVADPGDAVCIVAGRGNNGGDAFVAARFLDEYNVTTLLLGRAERIGTDIARANWDALTAAEADTREVTDSADFELPDADVIVDAMLGTGVTGALREPEATAAAAINDADATVIAVDVPSGVDADTGESDGVAVEADRVVTFHDEKPGLSELDARVRVADIGIPDAAELFVERGDLRTLSRDPQSHKGDHGEVLVVGGGPYTGAPALSAQAALRAGADLVRVACPESVAREVQGYEESLIVRPLPGERLRAGHVDRLLDLAADHDAVVFGPGLGDAEETGAAAREFLSSFDGTCVVDADPLREVPDVETDAELVCTPHQGELVAMGGETADDWRERRDLVERFAADLGHTLLVKGAYDVISDGDRTRVGRTGNPGMTVGGTGDVLAGITGALASIRDPVTAAGLAAYVNGRAGDLVVEEQGYGLLATDLLDRVPEAMWGDDE, from the coding sequence ATGATCACAAGCGAGCGGATGGCCGCCGTGGACGCAAACGCCGCGGCGCTCGGCGTCCCGCGGAAGCAGCTCATGGAGTCGAGTGGCAACGCGGTCGCGCGCGAGGTCCGGGAGGTCGCCGACCCCGGCGACGCTGTCTGTATCGTCGCTGGACGGGGGAACAACGGCGGCGACGCCTTCGTCGCCGCCCGCTTTCTCGACGAGTACAACGTGACTACGCTCCTGCTCGGCCGCGCCGAACGGATCGGCACCGACATCGCTCGGGCGAACTGGGACGCGCTGACGGCCGCGGAGGCCGACACGCGAGAGGTCACCGACTCGGCTGACTTCGAACTCCCCGACGCCGACGTTATCGTCGACGCGATGCTCGGCACCGGCGTGACAGGGGCGCTCCGCGAGCCCGAGGCGACGGCGGCCGCGGCGATCAACGACGCCGACGCGACGGTGATCGCGGTGGACGTGCCGTCCGGCGTCGACGCGGACACCGGCGAGAGCGACGGCGTCGCGGTCGAGGCCGACCGTGTAGTGACGTTCCACGACGAGAAGCCTGGCCTGTCCGAACTGGACGCCCGGGTCCGGGTCGCGGACATCGGCATCCCCGACGCTGCCGAACTGTTCGTCGAGCGCGGCGACTTGCGGACGCTCTCGCGGGACCCACAGAGCCACAAGGGCGACCACGGCGAGGTGCTGGTCGTCGGCGGCGGCCCCTACACCGGCGCACCCGCACTGTCGGCGCAAGCGGCGCTCCGGGCGGGGGCCGACCTCGTCCGGGTCGCCTGTCCGGAATCCGTCGCCCGCGAGGTGCAGGGGTACGAGGAGAGCCTCATCGTCCGCCCGCTGCCGGGCGAACGCCTGCGTGCGGGCCACGTCGACCGACTGCTCGACTTGGCCGCCGACCACGACGCCGTCGTGTTCGGCCCGGGACTCGGCGACGCCGAGGAGACCGGCGCAGCGGCCCGGGAGTTCCTGTCGTCGTTCGACGGCACCTGCGTCGTCGACGCAGACCCGCTCCGCGAGGTGCCGGACGTGGAGACGGACGCCGAACTGGTCTGTACGCCCCACCAGGGCGAACTGGTTGCGATGGGCGGCGAGACGGCCGACGACTGGCGCGAACGCCGGGACCTGGTCGAGCGGTTCGCGGCCGACCTCGGCCACACGCTGCTGGTGAAGGGAGCGTACGACGTGATCTCGGACGGCGACCGAACCCGGGTCGGACGCACCGGCAACCCCGGCATGACCGTCGGCGGCACCGGCGACGTGCTCGCCGGGATCACCGGCGCGCTGGCGAGCATCCGGGACCCCGTGACGGCGGCCGGCCTCGCAGCGTACGTCAACGGTCGAGCCGGCGACCTCGTCGTCGAGGAGCAGGGGTACGGGCTGCTGGCGACGGACCTGCTGGACCGGGTTCCCGAGGCGATGTGGGGTGACGACGAATGA
- a CDS encoding RNA-binding protein, whose product MASVPFHYVDLRAFCYATEDEKRVEGALRSFLPEEFPVERAESEGHHGDRIVVLSARVENADGIRHVLDRVMELGDIDRLVDELDDRVTENCEFFVHLDKQAAFNGDVELGEGITFRAKVEAYPAKKAAAVENAREALTRE is encoded by the coding sequence ATGGCGAGCGTCCCCTTCCACTACGTCGACCTCCGCGCGTTCTGCTACGCCACCGAGGACGAGAAGCGCGTCGAGGGGGCGCTCCGGAGCTTTCTCCCCGAAGAGTTCCCCGTCGAGCGCGCCGAGAGCGAGGGCCACCACGGCGACCGCATCGTCGTGCTGTCGGCCCGTGTCGAGAACGCCGATGGGATCAGACACGTGCTCGACCGGGTGATGGAACTCGGCGACATCGACCGCCTCGTCGACGAACTCGACGACCGCGTCACCGAGAACTGCGAGTTCTTCGTCCACCTCGACAAGCAGGCCGCGTTCAACGGCGACGTCGAACTCGGCGAGGGGATCACCTTCCGCGCGAAGGTGGAGGCGTACCCTGCCAAGAAGGCGGCCGCCGTCGAGAACGCCCGCGAGGCGCTCACCCGGGAGTAA
- a CDS encoding DUF1918 domain-containing protein, giving the protein MSFEEDDRVVLHDEHSEHDGDEGTVTQVMDTMFGDSTYTVSFEDGQETGVPEDSLEAVEE; this is encoded by the coding sequence ATGAGCTTCGAAGAAGACGACCGCGTGGTTCTGCACGACGAGCACAGCGAGCACGACGGGGACGAGGGCACCGTCACGCAGGTGATGGACACGATGTTCGGCGACAGTACGTACACCGTCAGCTTCGAGGACGGGCAGGAGACCGGCGTCCCCGAGGACTCGCTCGAAGCGGTCGAGGAGTAA
- a CDS encoding glycosyltransferase family 87 protein, whose product MSIADSDRILDRVAVRTVLIAGLVGGTLVPVYFLLLADVTPLAWDFRAYYHAAELFARGEPFVGAKPPVGGGEWVYPPIVVVLFAPLSAFPTWESAYAAFTVVNLGLLALTAALIVRIVEHVRCDDLPAVDRTLLGLFVLGNTFAAVVIGQGQIDPLVCVCLAGGFLALERGRDHTSGVLFALASVVKVFPVVVGLWLLHRRAYRAVAAAVGTGLAAVAASVALFGVDTHRAYLEFVLHERSRFSDAAAGIDPNYSALTLHRPLSVLVPDLPAVAYLALATVAVAPAVAACVLHAETVTDRLVGFLATLAAALLVTPATMIHHAVYLLVPLLPLLYGIERPGVRRALCLGTLLMLFPVLPGQIHRTFAVSDAPAVVTSGVMRVVTPVLSVGTVTLYGLLVVLAACVSYRRWSSDEPSPSLGRRSD is encoded by the coding sequence GTGAGCATCGCCGACTCCGACCGGATCCTGGACCGCGTGGCAGTCCGCACGGTTCTGATTGCCGGCCTCGTCGGCGGGACGCTCGTCCCGGTGTACTTCCTCCTGCTGGCCGACGTGACGCCGCTGGCCTGGGACTTCCGGGCGTACTACCACGCCGCCGAACTGTTCGCCCGAGGCGAACCCTTCGTCGGCGCGAAACCGCCGGTCGGCGGCGGGGAATGGGTGTACCCACCGATCGTGGTGGTGCTGTTTGCCCCCCTGTCGGCGTTTCCGACGTGGGAGAGCGCGTACGCCGCGTTCACCGTGGTGAACCTCGGGCTGCTGGCGCTGACCGCCGCGCTCATCGTCCGGATCGTCGAACACGTTCGCTGTGACGACCTGCCGGCCGTCGACCGGACGCTGCTCGGCCTGTTCGTGCTCGGGAACACCTTCGCCGCGGTCGTGATCGGCCAGGGACAGATCGACCCCCTCGTCTGTGTCTGTCTCGCCGGCGGGTTCCTCGCGCTCGAACGCGGCCGGGACCACACGTCCGGCGTCCTCTTCGCGCTCGCGTCCGTCGTGAAGGTGTTCCCGGTCGTCGTCGGTCTCTGGCTGCTCCACCGCCGTGCGTATCGCGCGGTGGCCGCCGCCGTCGGTACGGGGCTGGCTGCGGTCGCCGCCAGCGTCGCGCTGTTCGGCGTCGACACCCACCGGGCCTATCTGGAGTTCGTCCTCCACGAGCGCAGTCGATTCTCCGACGCCGCGGCCGGGATCGACCCCAACTACTCGGCGCTGACGCTCCACCGGCCGCTGTCGGTGCTCGTGCCGGACCTCCCGGCGGTCGCGTATCTCGCGCTCGCGACCGTAGCCGTCGCTCCGGCCGTCGCCGCGTGCGTCCTCCACGCCGAAACCGTCACGGACCGCCTCGTCGGATTCCTCGCGACGCTGGCTGCCGCGCTGCTTGTGACGCCGGCGACGATGATCCACCATGCGGTCTACCTCCTCGTTCCGCTGCTTCCGCTGCTCTACGGCATAGAGCGGCCCGGCGTCCGCAGGGCGCTCTGTCTCGGCACCCTTCTGATGCTGTTTCCAGTCCTCCCCGGACAGATCCACCGGACGTTCGCCGTCAGCGACGCACCGGCCGTCGTCACCTCCGGCGTGATGCGCGTCGTCACCCCGGTGCTGTCGGTCGGGACCGTGACGCTGTACGGTCTCCTCGTCGTGCTGGCCGCCTGCGTCAGCTATCGGCGCTGGTCGTCCGACGAGCCGTCCCCGTCGCTCGGTCGCCGGAGCGACTGA
- the pyrI gene encoding aspartate carbamoyltransferase regulatory subunit, producing MSEHELRVSKIRDGTVIDHISGGQALNVLAILDIDGTGGEEVSIGMNVPSDRLGRKDIVKVEGRELSQDEVDVLSLIAPEATINIVRDYDVVDKHRLERPAEVTGVLTCPNRNCISTDDEPIDSKFAVLPDGVRCEYCETIVRDGIPDLIDSA from the coding sequence ATGAGCGAACACGAACTCCGCGTCAGCAAGATCCGCGACGGCACCGTGATCGACCACATCTCGGGCGGGCAGGCGCTGAACGTCCTCGCCATCCTCGACATCGACGGCACCGGCGGCGAGGAGGTCAGCATCGGGATGAACGTCCCAAGCGACCGCCTCGGTCGGAAGGACATCGTGAAAGTCGAGGGGCGGGAACTGAGTCAGGACGAGGTCGACGTGCTCTCGCTCATCGCGCCGGAGGCGACTATCAACATCGTCCGCGACTACGACGTGGTCGACAAGCACCGCCTCGAACGCCCCGCGGAAGTCACCGGCGTCCTGACCTGTCCGAACCGCAACTGCATCAGCACCGACGACGAACCGATCGACTCGAAGTTCGCCGTCCTGCCGGACGGCGTCCGCTGTGAGTACTGCGAGACGATCGTCCGCGACGGCATTCCGGACCTCATCGACTCGGCGTAG
- the pyrB gene encoding aspartate carbamoyltransferase: MRHDHLVTAKQLSRADIETVLDRAAEIDADPGAFRDRHAGALLGLLFFEPSTRTKMSFEAAIKRLGGDVVDMGSVESSSVKKGESLADTVRVIEGYADALVLRHPRQGAAKMTGEYVDVPLLNAGDGAGHHPTQTLLDLYTIRENAGLDDLTIGIMGDLKYGRTVHSLAHALTNFDAHQHFISPESLKLPRSVRYDLHEAGASVREHTELETVLSDLDVLYVTRIQRERFPDENEYHAIAGEYQVDADTLAAAKDDLTVMHPLPRVDEIAADVDDTDHATYFEQAHNGVPVRMALLDLLLGDSA; this comes from the coding sequence ATGCGGCACGACCATCTCGTCACGGCAAAGCAGTTATCGCGGGCGGACATCGAAACCGTCCTCGACCGCGCCGCGGAGATCGACGCCGATCCGGGCGCGTTTCGGGACCGACACGCCGGGGCGCTGCTCGGCCTGCTGTTTTTCGAGCCGAGCACCCGGACGAAGATGAGCTTCGAGGCGGCGATCAAACGGCTCGGCGGGGACGTGGTCGACATGGGGTCGGTCGAGTCCTCCAGCGTGAAGAAGGGGGAGAGCCTCGCCGACACCGTTCGGGTGATCGAGGGGTACGCCGACGCGCTCGTTCTGCGTCACCCGCGGCAGGGCGCGGCGAAGATGACGGGGGAGTACGTCGACGTGCCCCTGCTGAACGCGGGCGACGGGGCGGGCCACCACCCGACACAGACGCTGCTCGACCTGTACACGATCCGGGAGAACGCCGGACTGGACGACCTCACCATCGGCATCATGGGGGACCTGAAGTACGGCCGGACGGTCCACTCGCTGGCCCACGCGCTGACGAACTTCGACGCCCACCAGCATTTCATCAGCCCGGAGAGCCTCAAGCTCCCCCGGAGCGTCCGGTACGACCTCCACGAGGCCGGCGCGTCGGTCCGGGAGCACACGGAACTGGAGACGGTCCTGTCGGACCTCGACGTGCTGTACGTCACCCGGATCCAGCGCGAGCGGTTCCCCGACGAGAACGAGTACCACGCCATCGCCGGCGAGTACCAGGTCGACGCCGACACGCTCGCGGCCGCGAAGGACGACCTGACCGTGATGCATCCCCTGCCGCGGGTCGACGAGATCGCCGCCGACGTCGACGACACCGACCACGCGACGTACTTCGAGCAGGCGCACAACGGCGTCCCGGTTCGCATGGCGCTGCTCGACCTCCTCCTGGGTGATTCGGCATGA
- a CDS encoding MinD/ParA family ATP-binding protein, producing MIAIAGGKGGCGKTTTTLGLARALADAGRRVLAVDVDLDMPNLHALAGVPAEPSLAAVGDESAASLAHPDPQTAGVRVLPAPSERPDDPAAAFAAVAANDQRVLLDCPAGAGPDAAAPLRAADATLLVSLPTSESLRDAAKTAAMARELGAPPAGAVVVQSEAVPDGVGELLGVDTTVAVPDGGAAPLRCSDTKAAFRRVAEAVGVGSETPLVN from the coding sequence GTGATCGCTATCGCCGGCGGAAAGGGTGGCTGCGGCAAGACGACGACCACGCTCGGGCTCGCCAGGGCGCTGGCCGACGCCGGGCGGCGCGTGCTCGCGGTCGACGTCGACCTGGACATGCCGAACCTGCACGCGCTCGCCGGCGTCCCGGCGGAGCCGTCGCTGGCGGCCGTCGGCGACGAATCCGCTGCATCGCTCGCACATCCGGACCCGCAGACTGCGGGCGTTCGCGTACTCCCCGCACCGTCGGAACGGCCGGACGACCCCGCCGCCGCGTTCGCGGCAGTCGCGGCGAATGATCAACGCGTCCTGCTCGACTGTCCTGCGGGTGCGGGCCCGGACGCGGCCGCCCCGCTCCGCGCCGCGGACGCGACGCTGCTCGTGTCGCTGCCGACGTCCGAAAGCCTGCGGGACGCCGCCAAAACCGCGGCGATGGCCCGTGAACTCGGCGCGCCGCCCGCGGGAGCGGTCGTCGTCCAGTCGGAGGCCGTTCCGGACGGCGTCGGGGAACTGCTGGGCGTCGATACGACCGTCGCCGTCCCGGACGGCGGGGCGGCCCCGCTTCGATGCTCGGACACGAAAGCCGCGTTCCGCCGGGTAGCAGAAGCGGTCGGGGTGGGTAGCGAGACACCGCTCGTCAATTAA